A single window of Ferrimonas balearica DSM 9799 DNA harbors:
- a CDS encoding prolyl-tRNA synthetase associated domain-containing protein encodes MTLQSLLASLNIDYHAYEHPPLHDCSEADRLALDRDGQRTKNLFLRDNYGKRHFVLVTAPDKQVDLKALSRQMKLSRLGFASAERLERYLGIQPGRVSLLALVNDPEQAVTLWIDEAIWQGEGLHCHPMDNTKTWVLKPDDIKTLLAHWGRPLTLLEVPQIQVRR; translated from the coding sequence ATGACGCTACAGTCCTTGCTGGCTTCCCTCAACATCGATTACCACGCCTATGAGCATCCGCCGCTGCACGACTGCAGTGAAGCGGACCGGTTGGCACTGGACCGGGATGGTCAGCGCACCAAAAACCTGTTCCTGAGGGACAACTACGGCAAACGCCACTTTGTGCTGGTGACCGCGCCTGACAAACAGGTGGATCTGAAAGCGCTGTCCAGACAGATGAAGTTGTCCCGCCTGGGCTTCGCCTCTGCCGAGCGGCTGGAACGCTACCTTGGAATTCAACCCGGAAGGGTGTCGCTGCTGGCGCTGGTGAATGACCCGGAGCAAGCCGTGACACTCTGGATCGATGAAGCGATCTGGCAGGGGGAGGGGTTGCACTGCCATCCGATGGACAACACCAAAACCTGGGTGCTTAAACCGGATGACATCAAAACCCTGCTGGCCCATTGGGGTCGGCCGCTGACCCTGCTGGAGGTGCCTCAAATCCAGGTAAGGCGGTGA
- a CDS encoding glutathione S-transferase family protein encodes MITLYGFPKSRSLRISWLLEELGLPWQYHLVNFTQREHRSPEYLAINPAGKIPALTNGDLTLTESGAIALYLAKRYGKGRFLPVAGSDEDALHDFWLCYILTELEQPLWTMGKHKFALPPSQRVEAVLATAQWEFAKALKEVEARIPEQGFLLGDEPTVADILLAHTLSWAAAFKQPLSPVADAFRARLTDRPARARALEKESAALPAD; translated from the coding sequence ATGATCACCCTGTACGGATTTCCCAAGTCCCGCTCGCTTCGCATCAGTTGGCTGCTTGAGGAGCTCGGCCTCCCCTGGCAGTACCACCTGGTGAACTTCACCCAACGGGAGCACCGCAGCCCCGAGTACCTGGCCATCAATCCCGCAGGCAAAATCCCGGCGCTTACCAATGGTGATCTGACCCTGACCGAGTCCGGCGCCATTGCGCTCTATCTGGCCAAACGTTACGGCAAAGGGCGCTTCCTCCCTGTTGCCGGCAGCGATGAAGACGCCCTGCACGATTTCTGGCTCTGTTACATCCTGACCGAACTGGAGCAGCCGCTCTGGACCATGGGCAAACACAAGTTCGCCCTGCCGCCGTCACAGCGGGTGGAGGCCGTTCTGGCCACGGCCCAGTGGGAGTTCGCCAAGGCATTAAAAGAGGTTGAGGCGCGCATTCCTGAGCAGGGGTTTCTGCTGGGTGATGAGCCGACGGTTGCCGACATTCTTTTGGCCCACACCCTGAGCTGGGCCGCCGCATTTAAGCAGCCACTGAGCCCGGTCGCCGATGCGTTCAGAGCCCGCCTGACCGACCGCCCCGCCCGGGCCAGGGCACTGGAGAAGGAGAGTGCGGCACTGCCCGCAGACTAA
- the amrS gene encoding AmmeMemoRadiSam system radical SAM enzyme: MTGSTVPTRYWQALEDGRVRCTLCPRLCTVREGHRGVCFVRKAERGQIVMTSYGRSSGFCVDPIEKKPLNHFLPGTPVLSFGTAGCNLTCQFCQNWDISKSREMDTLAGKATPLQLAQAAERMGCRSIAFTYNDPVIFMEYALDVAEACRQRGLESVAVTAGYINPEPRAEFFAGMDAANVDLKGFTEGFYKRVCGGHLEPVLDTLRYLRRETEVWFEITTLLIPGLNDSDSELHQMAAWIRDELGPDVPLHFSAFHPDFKMLDRPATPPATLTRARTIAMAEGLHYVYTGNVHDPKGGSTWCPGCGALVIERDWYQLGQWAVTADATGAGRCAQCGEAIPGRFEAEPGRWGRRRVPVRMGD, translated from the coding sequence ATGACAGGCAGCACGGTTCCCACCCGGTATTGGCAGGCACTGGAGGACGGCAGAGTGCGCTGCACCCTGTGTCCCAGATTGTGCACGGTCAGAGAGGGCCATCGCGGGGTCTGCTTCGTGCGCAAGGCGGAGCGGGGCCAGATCGTGATGACCAGCTACGGGCGCTCTTCCGGGTTCTGTGTTGACCCCATAGAGAAAAAGCCGCTGAACCACTTTTTGCCGGGGACGCCGGTGCTGTCGTTTGGCACCGCGGGCTGCAACCTGACCTGTCAGTTTTGCCAGAACTGGGACATCAGCAAGTCCCGGGAGATGGACACTCTGGCGGGCAAGGCGACACCACTGCAACTGGCGCAGGCTGCGGAGCGGATGGGCTGCCGCAGCATCGCCTTTACCTACAACGACCCGGTGATCTTTATGGAGTACGCGCTGGATGTGGCCGAGGCGTGCCGGCAGAGGGGGCTGGAGAGTGTGGCGGTCACCGCCGGCTACATCAATCCGGAGCCCCGGGCCGAGTTTTTTGCCGGTATGGACGCGGCCAATGTGGACCTAAAAGGGTTTACCGAGGGGTTCTATAAGCGGGTTTGTGGCGGGCACCTCGAACCGGTGCTGGACACCTTGCGCTACCTGCGTCGTGAAACCGAGGTTTGGTTTGAGATCACCACCCTGTTGATTCCCGGGCTGAATGACTCCGACAGCGAGCTTCACCAGATGGCGGCCTGGATCCGGGACGAACTGGGGCCGGATGTGCCCCTGCACTTCTCCGCCTTTCACCCGGATTTTAAGATGCTGGACCGCCCGGCAACGCCTCCGGCGACGCTGACCCGGGCGCGGACCATCGCCATGGCGGAGGGGCTGCACTACGTCTACACCGGCAATGTGCACGACCCCAAAGGCGGCAGCACCTGGTGTCCGGGCTGCGGGGCGTTGGTGATTGAACGGGACTGGTATCAGTTGGGCCAGTGGGCCGTGACAGCAGATGCCACGGGGGCGGGGCGGTGCGCCCAATGTGGCGAAGCGATACCGGGCCGGTTTGAGGCCGAACCCGGTCGCTGGGGGCGCCGTCGTGTTCCGGTCAGGATGGGGGATTAG
- the amrB gene encoding AmmeMemoRadiSam system protein B, producing the protein MRIRPAAVAGYFYPGEANELAREVDRLLSQPKPALPAPARGLIVPHAGYVYSGAIAASAYLTLPEQRFRRVILMGPAHTKAVRGIALPDWTHYQTPLGRVALDTDAINRLDGQYESRIDNLAHAREHALEVQLPFIQVRLSGCLLLPMVVGAIRSETLAECLTALMQPDDLLIVSTDMSHFLTEAEAEQRDQDTIARILCLSDDLLGEEACGAYPLNGALCWAKRAGLRAHLVARGNSAQVSGDHDRVVGYAAFALC; encoded by the coding sequence ATGAGGATCCGTCCCGCTGCCGTGGCCGGTTACTTCTATCCCGGGGAGGCCAATGAACTGGCCCGGGAGGTCGATCGGCTGCTGAGCCAACCCAAACCAGCCCTGCCCGCCCCGGCAAGGGGTCTGATCGTGCCCCATGCCGGTTATGTCTACTCCGGCGCCATCGCCGCCAGCGCCTACCTGACCCTGCCGGAACAAAGGTTCCGCCGGGTGATTCTGATGGGGCCGGCCCACACCAAAGCCGTCAGGGGCATCGCCCTGCCGGACTGGACCCACTACCAGACCCCCCTGGGCCGGGTGGCCCTGGATACCGACGCCATCAACAGGTTGGACGGCCAGTATGAGAGTCGTATCGACAACCTGGCCCACGCCCGCGAGCACGCACTGGAGGTGCAGCTGCCCTTTATCCAGGTGCGCCTGTCCGGGTGTCTGTTGCTGCCGATGGTGGTGGGGGCGATCCGTTCCGAAACCCTGGCTGAGTGCCTGACTGCCCTGATGCAGCCGGACGACCTGTTGATCGTCAGTACCGACATGAGCCACTTCCTCACCGAAGCCGAAGCGGAACAGCGTGATCAGGACACCATCGCCCGCATCCTCTGCCTCAGTGACGACCTGCTGGGAGAGGAGGCCTGTGGCGCCTACCCCCTCAACGGTGCACTGTGTTGGGCCAAACGAGCCGGATTGCGGGCCCACCTGGTCGCCCGGGGCAACTCGGCGCAGGTCAGTGGGGATCACGACAGGGTGGTGGGTTATGCCGCTTTCGCCCTCTGCTGA
- the amrA gene encoding AmmeMemoRadiSam system protein A produces the protein MPLSPSAEEQRRWLALARASIASDWHPQPLPQLELGDQVADLFVSLHIDGELRGCIGATNNDRPLAQSIAYLARQCAFADPRFPPLTEAELARCHISISVLGPKRPLPATDRTTLEAALCPGEGLLLRQDGRQAIFLPQVWEGVSSPREFVDALMRKGGWQHWSPRMQARSFDCLVVQEGLEP, from the coding sequence ATGCCGCTTTCGCCCTCTGCTGAAGAGCAGCGCCGCTGGCTGGCACTGGCACGAGCCAGCATCGCGTCCGACTGGCACCCTCAGCCGTTGCCGCAACTGGAGTTGGGGGACCAGGTCGCGGACCTGTTCGTTAGCCTCCATATCGATGGCGAGCTGCGGGGCTGCATCGGCGCCACCAATAACGACCGCCCGCTGGCACAGAGCATCGCTTACCTGGCCCGTCAGTGCGCCTTTGCCGACCCCCGCTTCCCGCCACTGACCGAAGCGGAGCTGGCACGCTGCCACATCAGCATCAGCGTGCTGGGCCCGAAACGGCCGCTGCCGGCCACCGACAGAACGACACTGGAGGCCGCGCTCTGTCCCGGCGAAGGCTTGCTGCTGAGACAGGACGGGCGACAGGCGATTTTTCTGCCCCAGGTGTGGGAGGGCGTCAGTAGCCCCCGTGAGTTTGTGGATGCCCTGATGCGCAAAGGTGGATGGCAGCACTGGTCGCCCCGAATGCAGGCCCGAAGCTTCGACTGCCTGGTGGTGCAGGAGGGGCTGGAGCCCTGA
- a CDS encoding DEAD/DEAH box helicase — MSNSVEFSSLGLPESLLSALSAMGFTSPTPIQAQAIPFMLDGHDILGEAATGTGKTAAFGLPALAGIDPRQRAAQMLVLAPTRELAIQVATALEEFAVNMKGMRVTTLYGGQPYGPQLRDLERGTQVVVATPGRLMDHIRRGSIELDSIQCCVLDEADEMLNMGFLEDIEWILEHLPDQTQMALFSATMPNQIRRIAERFLKDPKHVKIASDRTQKANIVQKAWKVSGLNKLTALERLSETLDYDAMIVFVRTRNDTMELANHLNNMGFKAAALNGDMSQQQREHTVAQLHKGKINILIATDVVARGLDVPRITHVLNFDLPMDSESYVHRIGRTGRAGRSGEAILFARPRELRQLRFYERSTGGTIEMMEMPTAEELGKHRVAKLSVELAECVAQTDLAEMTGMLQEMAEQNELSMEQLAAALLFQRQRSKPLKPKADPAPRFERGERGERGERGERGERGERRERKPRPDIQWDTYRLEVGREHGTQVKDIVGAIANEIQLESNYIGQIRLHDAHSLVQLPAAMPADVLSKLKSVTVRSRPLAAERTNEVIEPRPRREGGRDDRRGGFRGEGRRRDGDNSNFRGRRDGENSNFRGRRDGDNSNFRGRRDGDNSNFRGRRDGDSNFRGRRDDDGQRGRRRDNDSYGNR, encoded by the coding sequence ATGTCTAACAGTGTTGAATTTTCCAGCCTCGGTCTGCCCGAGTCGCTGCTGAGCGCCCTTTCCGCTATGGGCTTCACCTCCCCCACCCCGATTCAGGCTCAAGCCATCCCCTTCATGCTGGATGGTCACGATATCCTGGGTGAAGCCGCGACTGGTACCGGTAAAACCGCTGCCTTCGGTCTGCCTGCTCTGGCTGGTATCGACCCGCGCCAACGTGCCGCACAGATGCTGGTACTGGCCCCGACCCGTGAACTCGCCATCCAGGTAGCAACCGCTCTGGAAGAGTTTGCCGTGAACATGAAAGGCATGCGCGTTACCACCCTGTACGGTGGTCAGCCCTACGGCCCTCAGCTGCGCGACCTCGAGCGTGGCACCCAGGTGGTGGTTGCCACCCCTGGCCGTCTGATGGATCACATCCGTCGCGGTAGCATCGAGCTGGATAGCATTCAGTGCTGTGTATTGGACGAAGCGGACGAGATGCTCAACATGGGCTTCCTCGAAGACATCGAGTGGATCCTGGAGCACCTGCCTGACCAGACCCAGATGGCTCTGTTCTCCGCCACCATGCCGAATCAGATCCGCCGCATTGCCGAGCGTTTCCTGAAAGATCCGAAGCACGTGAAGATCGCTTCTGACCGCACTCAGAAAGCCAACATCGTGCAGAAGGCCTGGAAAGTGTCTGGTCTGAACAAACTGACCGCACTGGAACGTCTGTCCGAAACTCTGGACTACGACGCCATGATCGTTTTCGTACGTACTCGTAACGACACCATGGAACTGGCCAACCACCTGAACAACATGGGCTTCAAGGCCGCCGCTCTGAACGGCGACATGAGCCAGCAGCAGCGTGAGCACACCGTTGCCCAGCTGCACAAAGGTAAGATCAACATCCTGATCGCCACCGACGTGGTTGCCCGTGGTCTCGACGTACCGCGCATCACCCACGTACTGAACTTCGACCTGCCGATGGACTCCGAGTCCTACGTGCACCGTATCGGCCGTACCGGCCGTGCCGGTCGCAGCGGTGAAGCGATCCTGTTCGCCCGTCCGCGTGAACTGCGTCAGCTGCGCTTCTACGAGCGCTCCACTGGCGGCACCATCGAAATGATGGAGATGCCGACTGCAGAAGAGCTGGGCAAACACCGCGTTGCCAAGCTGAGCGTTGAGCTGGCTGAATGCGTTGCCCAGACCGACCTGGCCGAAATGACCGGCATGCTGCAGGAGATGGCTGAGCAGAACGAACTGTCCATGGAGCAACTGGCTGCCGCCCTGCTGTTCCAGCGTCAGCGCAGCAAGCCGCTGAAGCCGAAAGCTGACCCGGCCCCGCGTTTCGAGCGTGGTGAGCGCGGTGAGCGTGGCGAACGTGGTGAGCGCGGTGAGCGTGGTGAGCGTCGTGAGCGCAAGCCGCGTCCGGACATCCAGTGGGACACCTACCGCCTGGAAGTGGGCCGTGAGCACGGTACCCAGGTGAAGGACATCGTTGGCGCCATCGCTAACGAGATCCAGCTGGAGAGCAACTACATCGGTCAGATCCGTCTGCACGATGCGCACTCCCTGGTTCAGCTGCCGGCTGCCATGCCTGCCGACGTGCTGTCCAAGCTGAAGAGCGTCACCGTTCGCAGCCGTCCGCTGGCCGCTGAGCGCACCAACGAAGTGATTGAGCCGCGTCCGCGCCGTGAAGGTGGCCGTGACGACCGCCGTGGCGGTTTCCGTGGCGAAGGCCGTCGTCGTGATGGCGACAACAGCAACTTCCGCGGTCGTCGTGACGGTGAGAACAGCAACTTCCGTGGCCGTCGTGACGGTGACAACAGCAACTTCCGCGGTCGTCGTGACGGTGACAACAGCAACTTCCGTGGCCGCCGCGACGGTGACAGCAACTTCCGCGGTCGTCGTGACGATGATGGCCAGCGCGGTCGTCGTCGTGACAACGACAGCTACGGTAACCGTTGA
- a CDS encoding phosphatase PAP2 family protein, with the protein MWFKRLLPLLLLLASPAKADSEQLASALRIALPAAAAGTALWKEDYDGLWQFGLSFAASSATTLVLKSAVDADRPDGSDNDSFPSGHATNAFSAAAYLQRRYGWQYGAPAYALASWTAVSRVNTNDHNWADVLAGAAIGIAFNQWLVDPQAPVQLAPVVLDDGLMISGIVTF; encoded by the coding sequence ATGTGGTTTAAACGCCTTCTTCCCCTGCTCCTGCTGCTGGCCAGCCCGGCCAAAGCCGACAGCGAGCAACTCGCCTCCGCCCTGCGCATCGCCCTGCCCGCCGCCGCTGCGGGAACCGCCCTGTGGAAAGAGGACTACGATGGCCTGTGGCAGTTTGGCCTGAGCTTTGCCGCCAGCAGCGCCACCACCCTAGTGCTGAAAAGCGCCGTCGACGCCGACCGCCCCGACGGCAGCGACAACGACAGTTTCCCCAGTGGACACGCCACCAACGCCTTCTCAGCGGCAGCCTATCTGCAGCGTCGCTATGGCTGGCAATATGGGGCACCCGCCTATGCGCTCGCATCCTGGACGGCAGTCAGCCGGGTCAACACCAACGATCACAACTGGGCCGACGTTCTGGCCGGCGCCGCCATCGGCATCGCCTTTAACCAGTGGTTGGTGGACCCGCAGGCTCCGGTTCAATTGGCCCCGGTAGTGCTGGATGATGGCTTGATGATCAGTGGCATAGTGACCTTCTGA